ACACAGGAAGAAAAGAGGACAAAGTATCGAGGAATGTGATTCCATTACGTTATTGATTGGACAAAGAAATAAGTTTTGTACGAAAGCGATAAGATTCAATTTTGCACCTGGGGGCGATTCGTTCAGAAATCTTCAGCTCACCTCTGAGTACGGCTTCCAGCGCTCCATTTTTGCAAGCTCAATCCAGGCATCGAAAACGTTGGACTGGCCGCAGAAGAACAAGAGACACTCCCCATCTGGGGTCAGGAGATCGGCAATGTTCTTGAAGCACGTCAACTGATCTTGCAACCAATGAAGCGCATAAAACGAATAAACACGCCTAAATGTGCCGTACTTTCGAATGAACCAGGACACTTCCCCGCCAATGTCCAGCACTTCGTGTAGAATCTGCGGATGCTGAAAGTGTTCTCTTGCGTACCTTATCATATCTTCAGAGACGTCGGTGCCGATCAACCGGCCGCACGGTTGGCACTGGTCAAGCAAGGCATTACGCGTGAAGTCACCGTCTCCGCAGCCAATGTCCAGGTATTGCTGATTTCCGTCGTCCCCCTTGAAGGCTGCGTTGAATAACTCGAGGCTTAGCATGCTGTGATGTGCTTGAAAGCGATGCCGTCTATTGTACACTTCAGGATTTAGATAGAGTTGCTGGGACGACATAGGCGATGTAGATATCTTTCTCTTGAGAGGAACGGCAGCCCTCTGCGGTACCTGGTTGGGGAAAAATACTATTACGCGGACTGACGGAACTGTCATTCATCGTCCTAGGCGACAGTGCTTATATCTACAGGGTTTTCCCAAGGCAAACAACATCTCTTCCGCtccgcgaaaaagaaaaagatgccTGGTACGGCGGATGTCGGAAGGGCTACTCCACCATGTACGGAGTGCTcgaaatcatgtaaaaatattATGTTCCAGAAACGTTGCATACGCTAAAGGAAATTGAAACCTGTACATCATATTTAATATAGTGATATGCAACATATGCATCGATCACCAAGATGGCTGAAGCCAGGAGCACGATTCCTCTACCGCTCAAGCATATACTTAAATGAACTGTAAAGTAAATTGCAACCCAGTGTAACCTTATTATCCTTTGAAAGCTTAGGAACAGTACATCTCAGTTCCGAAACATTTCTTTTgaaatgcctttttttttttttagtaattgaatttcaaagattgcattcgaacGCAAGTCTGAGTACACGATAACCAAAAACACTGGGTCGGCCCGTGTCGGCGAGACTATTGCCAGTCTCGCCTTCCTCATCCCCGTCCCGGACTGCGGTGAAATCGAAAACTTTTGGGGTACGCGCTGCGCGATGTCGAATTTACAAAACCTGAATGCCCTCGAGGTTCGGATAGTCGAGCAGTCACGCCGGAAAACCTTTTGTTCTTACGAGGGCACGCCGGAGAGGCAGCACGACACGATGTCATCCGCAGAATCGCCGATGGAGGACGAATTGTCGTCATCGCCGCCACCTGGCCGCGTGGGAAACCGTCTTTGGTTAGTGACATGTGTAATGAAACATTTGAGAGCCTTACAGCGGAAACGTTGTATTGCTGCTTAACGTTCAGGTGCATACTTGCAACTAATGTGTGCCGATGCCGGCGGCAGCGGAATCCCTTTGTTGCCGCGAAGTGAACTAGGCACAGAAGCAGCGCAGCGGCTGCATAACAAGAAATCAGTACTTTCAGATACTGTGCCTGGACACCGAGGTACTCCAGGTGCCCTACTGCTGCGTCAGAGCAAGCGACGGCTAGGTTCCCATGAGGAACAgcgaagtgaacaagtgagttcattcacGTGCACCTTTGGTTTCTGCTATGAGGAAAGTTACGTATCATAGTAATTTATACTCAGCCCATGGTACGTGCAGGAGGTTTCGGTACGTCACCTGCAAACACTTTACCAGGTGGCTCTAGAGATTATTAGGAAAGCACTACAGAAAAGTCCACCCAGCATCTGCTGTACCTGCCATAAGGGAAAcctttccttctgaagcatacaTATGCTTTCGTCTTCCTGGTatgtgatgcagtaggtgctgCGTGACAATATTTATGTTTCTTCCCTTTCGCTGAGGTGAAGCCTTCACTTTTCTTTGAGGTGCCTATAGGCAACATTGAATGCCTGCCATCTTCATAGaggtacactggatggtttggtcgTGAACACTGCAAGGACACAACAATGCCCCTTTGATGCGCAATACGGGTCTACAAGATACCCTTCTGGAGTAACCCGACAGCtactacacagtaaaatacactCTACAGATATCAAAGCTTGTAAAtattgctttattgatcactgaCTACATTTATGAAAGAACATATGAACGATAGGAGTAAACAAACAAGAAGGAGAACATCTCCATAAGTGTGTacatatcaatttgcaagtgcactcttaaaaatgaacttgaccacctagcacgctcctagccaaccatcatctcgaatgatatcgttatctgccctgatttgttgagaacgggaggcgtacgccttttttgtgacacttatgctgcttataattgtcacaaaaaaggcgtacgcctcccgttttcagcaaatcggggcagataacgatatcattcgagagtatggttggctaggagcgtgctatgcggtgaagttcatttctaagagtgtgcttcACCTCCCACCACTCAATAACGAGATGTCTgcatgcttttttctttttttttcttttttcagtgcACAGATGTTTGctacaaacacgttccagtccatGAGGTCTAAGCGAGCATAGGCTATCATCTTGCCTATCAGGCGTCACATGAGTCCATGACTTCTTCATCAGTATAAGAAGAGTCACAGGCGGGGACATGCAAATATCTTCAACAGAGGCTGCTCTTCAACAAATTACAAAACTCTATTACAAAGATCCTGTCGTGGGCTACACGGCCATAAGCATTTCAAAGCATTGCCACAACAAcgacaatagatgatgacgatcaGAGAAAGCATGCGAAAGCATGGCAATTGCATATTGCAGTTGGTTATTAGAAGTAACTACAAGCTGGTTCTTGTTACCGTTTACGACATGCCTTGTACTTCACTTCGTGCCGGGCGCTTTATGAACCTAGCCTTTTTCATGTGGCTACTTGATCTAATATCTTATGACTGGTGCAGATGAGATATCTTCAGGAATATTGCAATAAAGTAACATTTAACGCCGTGCCGAGAGCACTCACGTCCCCGACCTGAATTTGCACAGAGTTGATTATTTGTTTTGATGCTGCATCCATTCAGATGTATGGTTTGTGAAGTACCTAGCAGAGTGCCCGGGGGAGTCGCACCTGCCATCCCCCAAGATGTCCACGCTCCTGTCTTGAAGTGAGGACAGCAGGCGTTCTGCTTCTATAGTCGACACCTGCCATAACGTATAAAAAAAGCCATAACAATAAAATGTCATGGAATAAACCACTGTGTGTGCTACCCTGTTGTCACTGTTGCATATTGAATTATTGTAATTGAACTACGCAAAGCTTGTGTGGTTTCCCATACCACTCTATGTTCTGCAACTCGGCCGTTCTGAAAGTCCAACCTCTGTTACGACAGGGAGTCTGCAACCTCTCTGGAGGCGTCGTATGCTACCTTCAAGATCACTTGAACATTAATTGACTCGAGTAACTGGAGGACCTTCTTCAACAGCAAATACAACGTGCCATTTGAATCTGTGCGAACATAACAGGCTATGAATACACACCTTAATTAATTGGCTACACTGGCCCCATTGAAAAGGATTGCGCCAGACAGCAAGATGTTCCTTGCAGCCAGGGAAGTATCTAAAGAGAGGGTCAGGATGTGCTGACCCCCACCTCAATTTCTGTCTacacatagtgtttaattgacctagaTCGTGCATCTACTATGCTGGTCAAGGCTTGAcccccctctcagaaaaatTCTGGGTCTGCCTCTGCCTGCAGCCAATATGTAAGCAAGACgttccctgcagccatcttgttcacctCTGACTGGCTTTTCCAAGACAAagtgtgttcacttgggcactgaGCTTTCAGGGTGAGGAGTTTGCATTGAACATCTGTGTCCACTTTCGCACGATGGACCGCAGGTCCTGCATTTCTCCAATAGGGGAGCTTTGAATACGATGCTTCCTTTGGTCTGGTGAAGCGGAGGGCACAGCACTACACGCTTGAAGAGTATTTAGTATTTGCGAACTTGTATCAGCGGGCTATGCACCATTCAAAACTGTCGTCTTCGGATGCCCGGAATGACTCACCTGCTGGTTCCACCACTGGTGAAGACATcgtcatatcatgcacctgcgagGAATGCGGATCTTCAAAATTTAAAGGAAACAAGCGCTTGTTCGACTTGAGAGCATGAGGGTGTGTGGACCATAGGTGTTACATTATCACTGGAGACAGGCTGAAAGGTGTTGTCGGTAAATCATCCGTTCGTGTGTTTTTACTTCCGACTTCCACTTTCTTGTTGGTCATGATGCAAACCTATGTCGATGGTATAAATGAAGAACGCGCTCAGTATATAGCACACAATTTATCTCATACTTACATTTTGACAACACTGTAGACCTGCAGTAAGTGTGGGTAGACCTACAGTAAGTGTAGATATACCGTACGTTTCCATTTGGTCTTCAATTAGCACGGTTCTCTGCTTATGGACACGTCGCCAGAATCGCTACCAGCCGATGTAGTAGCGAATGTGCAATCACCAGCGGTGGGTAATGTTACAATCATGCACAGATAGCTAAACTCGCTGTTATCAGCCCGCAATCATTGAAACACAGCAACGTTAAATTTCACTGGACAGTCAACAAATAATCTTTAGACCTTTAGAGAGCCTCTTCAGCTCGACAGAAAAACCTACCAGAAACCATTCCTGCGACAGGTCAAGGTCACTGCTCCCCTGTTcaataagaagaagaaagtaAACCATTCTGTTTGATATATTACGtagcgtaggcatcacaaaaataaATTCTAATTTGaaattaactacatctatatGTATTATTCCTGGGTATTGGTAAATACTTACCCAGTGCGCACTGGTGTTCGCGTCGTCACGTTTCACAAGGGGAAACCGGTGTCGGGACTAGGGGAcgttttcgaccgtccgctgctaccgCTTCGTACGACTCCTCAGAGAAATGGGTCGAGCAGGTACGGCCTGAATCACAAATGTCTTGACCATACGCTTGGAACCACTTTCGtttccaccagcggcatggccgagcgggccGAGCATGGCCGAGGCGTCGCGCTCCGTAGGTCATGCTTaaaactgggaggtggtgagttCGAGTCCtgccatcggctgtgctgtctgaggtttccttggcttttccgaagactttccagacgaatgccggcacagttccccctgaagtcggcccaggacgcatactaaccccgcaGTCCCCTAATCGTTCCtgttgtcctttctccatctgtgcacatctgtacgccgctgatagccacagttgcggAATTAAAACATATAAGAAACTAGGGGGTATGTTAAGAGAATAATGGGACCGATTCACATGCCCGGTTAATGAGGCCGTTTTCTAGCTGGATGATTCCAAGCAGGTTCAGGCAGGGTGGTGTCAGAGCCCTAGCGACGGGGGTGGGAGAGCGGCAGCCGcgggcgccctcgccagaggCAGCCCAGGCAGCACTTAGCCCAGGTTAGTTGGACAGTACAAAGCGGGAATGaggagaatttgaatttatggtctcggcagtgcaaatgagcgctttcttttctttgtttacagagcttc
This portion of the Ornithodoros turicata isolate Travis chromosome 3, ASM3712646v1, whole genome shotgun sequence genome encodes:
- the LOC135390091 gene encoding juvenile hormone acid O-methyltransferase-like; this translates as MMPFLRRSPGGPSIRQWVSSIVLSQVKQTVPQRAAVPLKRKISTSPMSSQQLYLNPEVYNRRHRFQAHHSMLSLELFNAAFKGDDGNQQYLDIGCGDGDFTRNALLDQCQPCGRLIGTDVSEDMIRYAREHFQHPQILHEVLDIGGEVSWFIRKYGTFRRVYSFYALHWLQDQLTCFKNIADLLTPDGECLLFFCGQSNVFDAWIELAKMERWKPYSEVLLKRVPHSHYAEDQRAYIEPLLRAAGLNAHTCEVIGKKWPVHSEQALRDTLTPLLPVTNFVRPEDERHILEDYLRIALAGCRTSMSDALTKFTSYFLVRASKAK